A stretch of Myroides oncorhynchi DNA encodes these proteins:
- a CDS encoding phosphodiester glycosidase family protein, translating into MRLFRISILFTILLLFSCQGNQLEQKYVIYQCDPAKENIKMYWKNEQGEGIHSLANLKTMLTDKGEMLVFAMNGGMFEPDNSPKGLYIENHQLLQSLDTLKGGNGNFYLQPNGVFYLTKDNQAKVVSTSVYSHNTTIQYATQSGPILLLNGEINTVFTQGSTNLNIRNGVGVKENGEVIFAMSKEKVNFYDFAKLFKELGCTNALYLDGFVSRAYLPSKGWEQTDGDFGVIIGASY; encoded by the coding sequence ATGAGGTTGTTTCGAATAAGTATATTGTTTACTATTCTACTGTTGTTCTCTTGTCAAGGGAATCAATTGGAGCAGAAGTATGTCATCTATCAATGTGATCCTGCTAAGGAAAATATCAAGATGTATTGGAAGAATGAACAAGGAGAAGGGATACACAGTTTAGCGAACCTTAAAACGATGTTAACTGATAAAGGAGAGATGCTTGTCTTTGCTATGAATGGTGGGATGTTCGAACCTGATAATTCACCGAAGGGGCTATATATCGAAAATCATCAATTACTTCAATCTTTAGATACTTTAAAAGGAGGTAATGGCAACTTCTATTTGCAACCTAATGGTGTGTTTTACCTTACTAAAGATAATCAAGCGAAAGTAGTATCAACGTCAGTATATAGTCATAATACAACTATACAATACGCTACTCAATCAGGACCTATATTGCTATTAAATGGTGAGATTAATACAGTGTTCACACAAGGCTCTACGAACCTCAATATCCGCAATGGTGTTGGCGTGAAAGAGAACGGGGAGGTAATCTTCGCTATGTCTAAGGAGAAAGTCAACTTCTACGACTTCGCTAAGTTATTTAAAGAATTAGGCTGTACGAATGCACTGTATTTAGACGGATTTGTATCAAGAGCTTATTTACCTTCTAAGGGATGGGAGCAGACTGATGGAGACTTTGGAGTGATAATAGGCGCTTCGTATTAA
- a CDS encoding ParB/Srx family N-terminal domain-containing protein has translation MKYYWKDITDERQQWKALELTVEGLTPPTMQLLSGSNWKMKLVCEDKPVMWGLISRDFCDIGLVRTFEEESRLIKNINSQEVEKRKGLSSEESLKSWSRYFAEEMVESDQHFFYDSIWLFEGYKDFASPPNYGTTVAAEDDFDAFTYASWDRELLYSRQVDEYSGRLKWWRKKAIEGTLPPIFAWYIPSLGGYWIIDGNYRLRAAILEKKEIPVVLAYSGEYKEAIINPDYQRGILHFLAKSEGKPVSLQTAESMNQHLAHAFDDRPYFQQKTIAKVKIKSNEEWLTEVTDYLECIDYPEREKYIKQLKNEL, from the coding sequence ATGAAATACTATTGGAAAGATATCACAGATGAACGTCAGCAATGGAAAGCACTAGAACTAACTGTAGAAGGGTTAACACCTCCTACAATGCAATTATTGAGTGGTTCGAATTGGAAGATGAAGTTGGTCTGTGAAGATAAACCTGTGATGTGGGGATTGATAAGTAGAGATTTCTGTGATATAGGATTAGTAAGAACCTTTGAAGAGGAGAGCAGGCTAATTAAGAATATAAATTCCCAAGAAGTAGAGAAGCGCAAAGGACTGTCTAGTGAAGAGAGTCTGAAGTCTTGGTCTCGCTACTTTGCAGAGGAGATGGTAGAGTCAGATCAGCACTTCTTTTATGACTCTATATGGCTTTTTGAAGGATATAAAGACTTTGCCTCACCTCCTAATTATGGAACTACTGTAGCGGCAGAGGATGACTTTGACGCGTTTACTTATGCCTCATGGGACAGAGAGTTGCTATACTCACGTCAAGTAGATGAATACTCAGGACGTCTAAAGTGGTGGCGTAAGAAAGCGATAGAAGGAACACTACCTCCTATATTTGCATGGTACATCCCCTCTCTTGGAGGATACTGGATTATAGATGGTAACTATAGATTAAGAGCTGCTATCTTAGAAAAGAAAGAAATTCCAGTAGTATTAGCTTATTCTGGAGAGTATAAAGAAGCAATTATAAACCCTGATTATCAGCGAGGAATATTACACTTTTTAGCTAAATCAGAGGGAAAACCCGTAAGTCTACAAACAGCAGAGTCAATGAATCAGCACTTGGCTCACGCTTTTGACGATAGACCTTACTTTCAACAGAAGACAATTGCTAAAGTCAAGATTAAGTCTAATGAAGAATGGCTAACAGAGGTAACAGATTATTTAGAATGTATTGATTATCCTGAAAGAGAGAAGTATATTAAGCAGTTAAAGAATGAACTGTAA
- a CDS encoding GNAT family N-acetyltransferase, with amino-acid sequence MERLYFRPLVLEDKEQLLHIYSDKEAMKHRASKPLETLDDAEQMVLQAQREWEDRVKVRLAVVQKDTEVLIGTAMYFFESPTAVEIGFSIGRDFWKYGYGQEGTEGLIKYVKAHESEVTTIVGIARSANEKSLKMMANIGFVEVLDYTVEGKRRFEINY; translated from the coding sequence ATGGAAAGACTATACTTCAGACCTTTAGTTTTAGAAGATAAAGAACAATTACTTCATATCTACTCAGATAAGGAAGCAATGAAACACAGAGCAAGTAAACCTCTCGAAACTCTTGATGATGCAGAGCAAATGGTCTTACAAGCACAGCGTGAATGGGAAGATAGAGTCAAGGTAAGACTAGCTGTTGTACAGAAAGATACAGAGGTATTAATCGGTACAGCGATGTACTTCTTCGAATCGCCAACTGCAGTAGAGATAGGCTTTTCTATCGGTAGGGACTTTTGGAAATACGGCTATGGACAAGAGGGAACAGAAGGACTGATAAAATACGTTAAAGCACACGAATCAGAAGTCACTACTATAGTAGGTATTGCTCGTAGTGCAAACGAAAAGTCTTTAAAGATGATGGCGAATATCGGCTTCGTAGAAGTATTAGATTACACTGTAGAAGGAAAGAGAAGGTTTGAAATCAATTATTAA
- the mdtD gene encoding multidrug transporter subunit MdtD, with protein MEIGIVEDPKVKKYLPWLAALAIFMQALDGTILNTGLPSIAKSLGESPLEMQSVIVSYTLTVALLIPLSGWLADRFGTRNMLMVAITTFTLGSLFCSMANTLDQLVLARIFQAIGGSMLVPVARLILIYAYPKDQLLGIINFITIPALIGPMLGPTAGGFLVEKFSWHWIFLINLPVGIIAILWTRKLVPNFKNTVGKFDLKGWILISGGLTTITLIIERWNSPEFTAVTLILLAVLAVICTLGYIRYANKTSKALIRLSLLKIKTLRIGLIGNLITRFGVGGMPLMVPLLLQVGFGYSAFFAGLMMIPQAGANLVFRNFVIPIVRKFGYRNTLIVNTILTGIIISCFFFITKSTPMWVLVMLMIFNGAFNAIQFTSMNTIALADLDSDTSSEGNTLLSVTQQLAISLGISISAMILMMFQNSSVGMNDQGIDVFRYTFLVMGIITILSSRVFVRLSAEAGASLVEKREYKAEKI; from the coding sequence ATGGAAATAGGGATCGTTGAAGACCCAAAGGTAAAAAAGTATTTGCCTTGGCTTGCTGCGTTAGCCATATTTATGCAGGCATTAGATGGAACTATCCTCAACACAGGATTACCCTCTATAGCGAAGAGTTTAGGTGAGTCACCTTTAGAGATGCAGAGTGTTATTGTGTCTTATACTCTAACCGTCGCATTGCTTATCCCACTTAGTGGATGGTTAGCAGACCGATTCGGTACACGTAATATGTTGATGGTAGCGATTACTACGTTTACTCTAGGCTCTTTATTTTGCTCAATGGCTAACACCTTAGATCAGCTAGTCTTAGCGCGTATATTTCAAGCTATAGGTGGATCTATGCTAGTACCTGTAGCTCGTCTTATCTTGATCTATGCTTATCCAAAAGATCAGTTGTTAGGTATTATTAACTTCATTACGATACCAGCTCTAATAGGTCCAATGTTAGGACCTACAGCAGGAGGATTCTTAGTAGAGAAGTTCTCGTGGCATTGGATATTCCTAATCAATTTACCTGTAGGAATTATCGCTATTCTATGGACAAGAAAGTTAGTACCTAACTTTAAGAACACAGTGGGTAAGTTTGACCTTAAAGGATGGATACTTATAAGTGGAGGATTGACGACTATCACGCTTATTATAGAACGATGGAACTCACCAGAGTTCACTGCTGTTACTCTAATTCTGTTAGCGGTATTAGCTGTTATCTGTACATTAGGGTATATACGATATGCTAATAAAACAAGTAAAGCCTTAATCAGACTGAGTCTTTTAAAGATTAAAACACTTCGAATAGGACTAATAGGTAATCTTATCACGCGCTTCGGAGTAGGTGGAATGCCACTAATGGTGCCTCTATTACTACAAGTTGGCTTTGGGTACTCTGCCTTTTTTGCAGGGTTAATGATGATTCCACAAGCAGGTGCAAATCTAGTATTTAGAAACTTCGTTATTCCTATTGTACGCAAGTTTGGTTATCGCAATACTTTAATTGTCAATACGATATTGACAGGGATTATTATCAGTTGTTTCTTCTTTATTACTAAGAGTACACCGATGTGGGTATTGGTGATGTTAATGATCTTTAATGGGGCATTTAACGCGATACAGTTTACTTCTATGAATACTATAGCTCTAGCAGATCTAGATAGTGATACTTCAAGTGAAGGAAATACTTTGCTATCAGTAACTCAACAGTTAGCGATAAGCCTTGGTATATCTATTTCGGCTATGATCTTAATGATGTTCCAGAACAGTAGTGTGGGGATGAATGATCAGGGAATAGACGTGTTTAGATATACGTTCTTAGTAATGGGGATTATCACGATACTATCAAGTAGAGTGTTTGTGAGACTTAGTGCTGAAGCAGGAGCAAGTCTTGTAGAAAAAAGAGAATATAAGGCAGAAAAAATATAA
- a CDS encoding helix-turn-helix domain-containing protein — MKLVGLEESKEIDFYTRKDNLIVTIPQKQDYYTLILCTKGQIDLKVGYHKFTITEGAMSIISPEVLYVGGEASEDFRVLQIFFKKCFLYRNYVKEMIVDELLFLNTDYPPMYRLEDSFKQVLQNFNNLAWELDTKRPYHLNIIRLKLIEILYDYNRACEYCLLGFHKGMNRQYQLTYTFKQHLEDKFKTFKTVGQYADLMGITPKHLTEVIKEETGMTALQLIHERLLLEAQYLLRHSQMTVKECAYELGFDNISYFNRFFKLHLELSPLAYRNK; from the coding sequence ATGAAGCTAGTAGGATTAGAGGAAAGTAAAGAAATAGACTTTTATACGAGAAAGGATAATCTGATTGTTACCATACCGCAGAAACAGGATTATTATACACTTATTTTATGTACTAAGGGGCAGATAGACTTAAAGGTAGGATATCATAAGTTTACCATTACAGAGGGAGCGATGTCAATTATCTCACCAGAAGTATTGTATGTAGGAGGTGAGGCTTCAGAGGACTTTAGAGTATTACAGATATTCTTTAAAAAGTGTTTTTTATATCGCAATTATGTCAAAGAAATGATTGTGGATGAGTTGCTATTCTTAAATACAGATTACCCACCTATGTATAGGTTAGAAGACTCCTTTAAGCAAGTCTTACAGAATTTTAATAACCTAGCTTGGGAGTTAGATACAAAGAGACCTTATCATCTTAATATTATACGTTTAAAGTTGATAGAGATACTATATGACTATAACAGAGCTTGTGAGTACTGTCTACTAGGTTTTCACAAGGGAATGAATAGACAATATCAGTTGACTTATACGTTTAAACAACATCTAGAAGATAAGTTTAAAACTTTTAAAACTGTTGGGCAATATGCTGATTTGATGGGAATAACACCGAAACATTTGACTGAGGTGATTAAGGAAGAGACAGGTATGACAGCTTTGCAATTAATACATGAGAGATTGTTATTAGAAGCTCAGTATCTATTGAGACACAGTCAGATGACTGTTAAAGAATGTGCTTATGAACTAGGTTTTGATAACATATCTTATTTCAATAGATTCTTTAAGCTTCACTTGGAATTATCTCCATTGGCTTATAGAAACAAGTAA
- a CDS encoding outer membrane beta-barrel protein — protein MKDKWIDDLKQKMKGHTEVEPEGLWSDLEKKLFNEEKGKVIPLWSDNVLFYGKEEKVSKYVWFKKTAGIVASFVLLITGGVWLYFNTQEIVPYIEIKESNIVNVIEPEAITDSLPKKTIVFKTKEIVKLKSDHISDSVVSNTDLITPPLLELDIVNPKRVRNEEAITLLIDKEKVEEIALISIEEDIVIDKNISYSTLKGKSFAGKTYNKRGFSLGLLSGNLSSNSSQLQNGYASMNGSINMNSYNPTANTSNKALLEIYKGNLEREVNTKIDHKRPIRFGLSVYYQLGEKWGVNTGLIYTKLSSTLNSGSVDYKVMGEQTLHYIGVPIQVNYNVWKKGDFYAYVNGGASVEKSVYGTFKAKYKVNDKIEDGTKENIHAKGIQLSVNASVGVEYKLGKGIGVFLEPEMRYHFDDGSSISNIYKEKPFNFNVQMGLRYSIPHKKSKSSSKTVDEDLKQIELSSD, from the coding sequence ATGAAGGATAAATGGATAGATGATCTTAAGCAAAAGATGAAAGGTCATACAGAAGTCGAACCAGAAGGGCTATGGAGTGATTTAGAAAAAAAGCTTTTCAATGAAGAAAAGGGAAAAGTCATACCACTATGGTCAGATAATGTATTATTTTATGGTAAAGAAGAGAAGGTCTCTAAATATGTGTGGTTTAAGAAGACTGCGGGTATTGTTGCTTCATTTGTTTTGCTGATAACAGGAGGAGTGTGGCTTTATTTTAATACACAAGAGATAGTACCTTATATAGAGATAAAAGAAAGTAATATTGTTAATGTAATAGAACCTGAGGCAATAACAGATTCTTTACCCAAAAAGACTATAGTTTTTAAAACTAAAGAAATAGTAAAACTAAAGAGTGATCATATAAGTGACAGTGTTGTTTCAAATACTGATCTTATTACCCCCCCTCTTTTGGAGCTAGACATAGTTAATCCTAAAAGAGTAAGAAATGAAGAGGCTATAACATTGTTGATTGATAAAGAAAAAGTAGAGGAAATAGCATTAATTTCCATTGAGGAAGATATAGTAATAGATAAAAATATTAGTTATAGCACGCTCAAAGGAAAAAGCTTTGCAGGGAAAACGTATAATAAAAGAGGCTTTTCATTAGGACTTTTATCAGGTAATTTATCCTCTAATTCATCTCAGTTGCAGAATGGATATGCATCTATGAATGGTTCGATTAATATGAATTCGTATAATCCAACAGCAAATACTTCAAATAAAGCATTGTTAGAGATTTATAAAGGAAATTTAGAAAGAGAAGTAAATACTAAAATAGACCATAAACGACCAATTCGATTTGGTTTATCAGTATATTATCAATTAGGAGAGAAATGGGGAGTAAACACTGGGTTGATTTATACCAAGTTATCTTCAACTCTTAATTCGGGAAGTGTTGATTATAAGGTAATGGGAGAACAAACATTGCATTATATAGGAGTACCTATTCAGGTTAACTATAATGTATGGAAAAAAGGTGATTTTTATGCTTATGTAAATGGTGGTGCTAGTGTTGAAAAATCTGTATATGGTACCTTTAAGGCGAAGTATAAGGTGAATGATAAAATAGAAGATGGTACTAAAGAAAATATACATGCTAAGGGAATACAGTTATCAGTAAATGCAAGCGTAGGTGTAGAATATAAGCTAGGAAAAGGAATAGGTGTGTTCTTAGAGCCTGAAATGAGATATCATTTTGATGATGGGAGTTCAATTAGTAATATTTATAAGGAGAAGCCATTTAACTTTAATGTTCAAATGGGATTGCGTTATTCTATCCCTCATAAGAAGTCAAAAAGCAGTAGTAAGACAGTGGATGAGGATCTAAAACAAATAGAATTATCTAGCGATTAA
- a CDS encoding RNA polymerase sigma factor — MFIKHKKNRDIEEQKLIERLRLKEQSAWKEFYEFYSGHLTYVCMRYVKNQDDVYDILQNSFIKMFHSIDSFSYRGSGSLKAWITRLLINESLKFLRDNSKIDYPVSSDDLPILEEEEPCLDEIPESIILELIRSLPDGYRMVFNLYVFEEKSHKEIAQLLGIAESSSASQLHRAKKMLMQQIQTYNQFRANAL; from the coding sequence ATGTTTATTAAGCATAAAAAAAATAGAGATATCGAAGAACAAAAACTCATAGAGAGACTTAGACTAAAAGAACAGTCTGCTTGGAAGGAATTTTACGAATTCTATTCAGGGCATCTAACCTATGTGTGTATGAGATATGTTAAAAATCAAGATGATGTCTATGATATTCTGCAGAATAGTTTTATTAAGATGTTTCATTCGATAGATTCTTTTAGTTATAGAGGTTCTGGTTCATTAAAAGCTTGGATAACACGCTTACTTATTAACGAGTCTTTAAAGTTTTTGAGAGATAATTCTAAAATAGATTACCCTGTTAGTTCAGATGACTTGCCTATTTTAGAAGAAGAAGAGCCTTGTTTAGATGAGATACCAGAATCAATCATTCTTGAGTTAATACGATCTTTACCTGATGGTTATCGCATGGTTTTTAACCTTTATGTATTTGAGGAAAAAAGTCATAAGGAGATAGCTCAACTTTTGGGGATTGCAGAGAGTTCTTCTGCTTCTCAATTACACAGAGCAAAAAAAATGCTAATGCAACAAATACAAACATATAATCAATTTAGAGCAAATGCCTTATGA
- a CDS encoding DUF4840 domain-containing protein encodes MKKIVGINAFLMMFSLIGLTSCSSDDNEVYFDMPVKLEDVNGDYSGKVVTSQGEAKNEGNIAFVVGDSIISFDELPVNEIIGSVIEDKEAAKAAIEALGKVEYDLNFTSNLNESSTAVELAFEPEVLEVVVPVEGGEKKIVATFKTEHKGVYTSNRVNSLKFEIIVDKITVDGVDLNPYEVIKYSFPLSIKK; translated from the coding sequence ATGAAAAAAATAGTTGGAATAAATGCATTTTTAATGATGTTCAGTTTGATAGGGTTAACTTCTTGTAGTAGTGATGACAATGAAGTTTACTTCGATATGCCAGTAAAATTAGAAGATGTTAATGGTGATTACTCAGGAAAAGTTGTAACCTCTCAAGGTGAGGCTAAGAATGAAGGGAATATAGCTTTTGTGGTAGGGGATAGCATTATTTCATTTGATGAGCTACCTGTTAATGAGATTATTGGTTCAGTAATTGAAGATAAAGAGGCTGCAAAAGCAGCAATTGAAGCATTGGGTAAGGTAGAGTATGATTTAAACTTTACTTCTAATCTAAATGAGTCAAGTACAGCTGTAGAGCTTGCGTTTGAGCCAGAAGTATTGGAAGTAGTGGTTCCTGTAGAAGGAGGAGAGAAAAAAATAGTGGCTACTTTTAAAACAGAACACAAAGGAGTTTATACGTCGAATAGAGTGAACTCATTAAAGTTTGAGATTATTGTAGATAAAATTACAGTAGATGGAGTTGATTTAAATCCTTATGAGGTGATAAAATACAGTTTCCCTTTATCGATTAAAAAATAA
- a CDS encoding porin: protein MKIMYVLCALVLGTLSTMAQDDKKEETTLLGILAPTPAVTPKEKINNIEVFLDSKYENLTKTSGTGTSDSKFRLVQSRVYLKGNYNNKLTYSLRYRLNESVASNALEFAFLEYNIDEHWTVGMGKQFTAWGSTELSYNSADLYMFTNIIGSIELFSPGASVAYKVKGQSFKLQMVSQGEQFSAEAYKNKAYGGLFLWEGELFKKHLKTRYGYALFQHDAKKYYSWVTIGNRLTFNNFMAEFDWMYGFRNVSDAAFTDLNSMNKGVAYVKDNVTTASIKYKFNKITPYVKVMYNYRNDLDNGVSYALKGISTAVEYNPFNEAAFKNLRLFAAYNYLNYDYKNYTVVKSDRNEHQIALGVRWMVPLFKL from the coding sequence ATGAAGATTATGTATGTGTTATGTGCCCTTGTTTTAGGAACTCTAAGTACAATGGCACAAGACGATAAAAAAGAAGAAACGACCTTGCTAGGGATATTGGCACCTACACCAGCAGTAACACCAAAAGAAAAAATAAATAATATTGAGGTATTCCTTGATAGCAAGTATGAGAACTTGACTAAGACCAGCGGAACAGGTACTAGTGATAGCAAGTTTAGACTAGTGCAATCTAGGGTTTACTTAAAAGGAAATTATAATAATAAGTTGACTTACTCTTTGCGTTATCGCCTAAATGAATCAGTAGCTTCTAATGCTTTAGAGTTTGCTTTCTTAGAGTATAATATTGACGAACACTGGACTGTTGGAATGGGAAAACAGTTTACAGCATGGGGATCTACAGAGTTGTCTTATAACAGTGCAGATTTATACATGTTCACCAATATCATTGGTTCTATAGAATTGTTCAGTCCTGGAGCTAGTGTCGCTTATAAGGTAAAAGGACAATCATTTAAACTTCAAATGGTTTCTCAAGGGGAGCAGTTTAGTGCTGAAGCATATAAGAATAAGGCTTATGGTGGATTGTTCTTATGGGAAGGAGAGTTGTTTAAGAAGCATTTAAAAACGCGATATGGATATGCCTTGTTTCAACATGATGCTAAGAAATATTACAGTTGGGTAACCATAGGAAATAGGTTGACATTTAATAACTTTATGGCAGAGTTTGACTGGATGTATGGTTTTAGAAATGTATCTGATGCAGCATTTACAGACTTGAATAGTATGAATAAAGGAGTAGCTTATGTAAAAGATAATGTGACTACCGCCTCTATTAAATATAAGTTTAATAAGATAACTCCTTACGTAAAGGTGATGTATAACTATAGAAACGACTTAGATAATGGGGTATCTTATGCTTTAAAGGGAATTTCTACAGCAGTAGAGTATAATCCGTTTAATGAGGCTGCTTTTAAAAACTTGCGTTTGTTCGCAGCGTATAATTATCTAAACTATGATTATAAGAACTACACTGTAGTGAAGTCGGATAGGAATGAGCATCAGATAGCGCTAGGGGTGAGATGGATGGTACCACTGTTTAAATTATAA
- a CDS encoding DNA mismatch repair protein MutS has protein sequence MLSKGDYVQVLDEDEEGVVINIIGEEVTVETKDGFLLTYKPKELLKIMKEDEVDMRSASTRSSVSEALQDKVDPIKRSFTKDKRSRKDEFILEVDLHIEKLTNDFKRMDKHDMLTLQLDTARGQVEFAIRNRIPRIVFIHGVGEGILKAELEYLFSRYPEIVAEDANYQKYGVGATQIYFKQNVK, from the coding sequence ATGCTTAGCAAAGGAGATTACGTACAAGTATTAGATGAGGACGAAGAAGGAGTAGTCATCAATATCATAGGGGAAGAGGTTACTGTAGAAACGAAAGACGGTTTTCTGTTAACATACAAACCTAAAGAGCTATTAAAAATAATGAAAGAAGATGAAGTAGATATGCGATCAGCAAGTACACGTAGTTCTGTTAGTGAAGCACTACAAGATAAGGTTGATCCTATAAAACGTTCGTTTACAAAAGATAAACGCTCTCGCAAGGATGAGTTTATTTTAGAAGTAGACTTGCATATAGAGAAACTTACCAATGACTTTAAACGAATGGATAAGCACGATATGTTGACGTTACAGTTAGACACTGCTAGAGGACAAGTAGAGTTCGCGATACGCAACCGCATTCCCCGTATTGTATTTATACATGGAGTAGGAGAGGGTATCTTAAAAGCAGAGTTAGAGTATTTATTTAGTCGTTATCCTGAGATTGTAGCTGAGGATGCTAATTATCAGAAGTATGGTGTAGGGGCGACTCAGATCTACTTTAAACAGAATGTGAAGTAA
- the pdxH gene encoding pyridoxamine 5'-phosphate oxidase, with protein MSDLSDYRKSYEKSVLLENSVDENPMMQFKKWFYEIEDFGGVDEVNAMTVSTIGLDGFPKARVVLLKSYDEEGFVFYTNYDSEKGKAIIANPHLCLSFFWPSAERQVIIKGIASKASAAQSDNYFDSRPLGSRLGAMVSNQSEVIPNHKVLEQAINKLEKEVTEDTVKRPDNWGGFVVKPISIEFWQGRANRLHDRIRYTLTEDGIDWKIERLAP; from the coding sequence ATGAGTGATTTAAGTGATTACAGAAAATCGTACGAAAAGAGTGTATTATTGGAGAACAGTGTAGACGAAAACCCAATGATGCAATTCAAGAAATGGTTTTATGAGATAGAGGATTTTGGTGGAGTAGATGAAGTGAATGCGATGACGGTATCAACGATAGGTCTGGATGGTTTTCCGAAGGCTAGAGTAGTGTTGTTAAAGTCTTATGATGAAGAGGGATTTGTATTTTATACTAACTATGACTCAGAGAAGGGAAAAGCAATTATAGCCAATCCACATTTGTGTTTATCTTTCTTTTGGCCTTCAGCCGAGCGTCAGGTAATCATAAAGGGTATCGCTAGTAAGGCTAGTGCTGCTCAATCTGATAATTATTTTGATAGTCGTCCTTTAGGAAGTCGATTAGGAGCTATGGTATCTAATCAGAGTGAAGTAATTCCCAATCACAAAGTGTTAGAACAAGCGATTAATAAGTTAGAGAAAGAAGTGACAGAAGATACTGTAAAACGCCCTGATAACTGGGGAGGTTTTGTAGTTAAACCAATTTCTATAGAGTTTTGGCAAGGACGTGCTAACCGCCTTCATGATCGTATTAGATATACACTGACTGAGGATGGAATTGACTGGAAAATAGAGCGATTAGCACCTTAA
- a CDS encoding ribonuclease Z, which translates to MKLTILGCYAATPRTITNPTSQVLEIGGHMFLIDAGEGTQVQLRRHKLKFQRINHIFISHLHGDHFFGLIGLISTYMLLNRQSDLHIYGPKGIKEVTLLQLKLGNAYSGYKLFFHEQTSKESRVVFEDDKVIVRTIPLDHRVYTNGYKFETKPGDRKLRIGAIEDLGIDRCYYQKIKSGGNITLEDGTVVENKDITYNPEPTESYAFCSDTYYSEAIVPIIKDVDVLYHESTFLDSEEHYTERTKHCTAKQAAAIAKLANAKTLVLGHYSTRYNDITLFKKEAETVFSGKILNGDDGKVFDL; encoded by the coding sequence TTGAAACTTACTATATTAGGCTGTTATGCCGCAACACCACGAACGATAACAAACCCAACTTCTCAAGTTTTAGAAATAGGAGGTCATATGTTTCTTATTGATGCAGGTGAAGGAACACAAGTACAATTAAGACGTCATAAACTAAAGTTTCAACGTATTAATCATATATTTATCTCTCATTTACACGGAGATCACTTCTTTGGTTTAATTGGATTGATCTCAACATATATGCTACTTAATCGTCAATCTGATTTGCATATATATGGTCCAAAAGGGATTAAGGAAGTAACTTTATTACAGTTAAAATTAGGTAATGCATATTCAGGATATAAGTTGTTTTTCCACGAGCAGACGAGTAAAGAGAGTAGAGTAGTCTTTGAGGATGATAAAGTGATCGTGAGAACTATCCCATTAGATCACCGTGTATATACTAATGGATATAAATTTGAAACCAAACCAGGAGACCGCAAGTTGCGCATTGGAGCTATAGAGGACTTGGGTATAGATAGATGTTATTATCAGAAGATTAAAAGCGGTGGTAATATTACATTAGAGGATGGTACTGTAGTGGAAAATAAAGATATCACCTATAATCCAGAGCCAACAGAGAGTTACGCATTTTGCTCAGATACTTACTATTCAGAGGCAATAGTACCTATCATTAAAGATGTAGATGTGTTATATCATGAGAGTACTTTCCTAGACAGTGAAGAGCATTATACAGAGAGAACGAAGCACTGTACAGCTAAACAAGCTGCGGCAATCGCTAAACTTGCTAATGCGAAGACTTTAGTGTTAGGACATTATTCTACTAGATATAATGATATTACCTTGTTTAAGAAAGAAGCAGAGACTGTATTTAGTGGTAAAATACTGAATGGAGACGATGGTAAAGTGTTTGACTTATAA
- a CDS encoding ribonuclease Z yields the protein MKVKEKGHSLIITSDEGDIVTFLKKLEEQYELSLVQSNLIIDLTKVKYAVLEEDLEYFESLAIQHIEEANKSFIIVIESIDFNEFDGDLIIAPTLQEAHDLIEMDEIQRDLGF from the coding sequence ATGAAAGTAAAAGAAAAAGGACATTCACTTATTATAACGAGTGACGAGGGAGATATAGTAACGTTTCTTAAAAAACTAGAAGAGCAGTATGAGCTTAGCCTTGTACAATCTAATTTAATAATAGATTTAACTAAGGTTAAGTACGCAGTGTTAGAAGAGGATTTAGAGTACTTTGAATCTCTAGCAATACAGCATATAGAAGAAGCAAATAAATCTTTTATTATCGTTATAGAATCAATTGATTTTAATGAGTTTGATGGGGATTTAATTATTGCTCCTACCTTGCAGGAAGCACATGATTTAATAGAAATGGATGAGATCCAAAGAGATTTAGGATTTTAA